Proteins co-encoded in one Tachysurus fulvidraco isolate hzauxx_2018 chromosome 17, HZAU_PFXX_2.0, whole genome shotgun sequence genomic window:
- the zgc:171459 gene encoding uncharacterized protein zgc:171459, with amino-acid sequence MASSEFTYKLTDEDTKNLIRLRTTNALLFTRKRNAAKAAWSAIIRELGLDDKVTVEQIAKKWENLKLKYKEIKYPPPGMEVVSKSSQWRWFKLLDEALKDEFSLDDSFHSMTSSAGDDDCGPQSSKRICQVKVGSDVLELLVDDDSITRVGDSGPTVLSQERLLGEEKPTMLPGLDSERARLAQERQFLEKELEELDRERLVLEREKDLADREKLALQRDRAQLEKDRAAVDRDRASLEQDRARLEKDRAALERDKAALVRDRETLKAENQGKNSIDCTLDTPHEKNREKLIVLFEKLIEKF; translated from the exons ATGGCCAGCTCTGAATTTACATATAAAC TGACCGACGAGGACACAAAAAATCTGATACGGTTGCGGACAACAAACGCATTGCTGTTTACCAGGAAAAGAAATGCAGCCAAGGCAGCTTGGAG CGCAATTATTAGGGAGTTGGGTTTGGATGACAAGGTAACAGTTGAGCAGATTGCCAAGAAATGGGAAAACCTGAAGCTGAAATACAAG GAAATAAAATATCCTCCTCCTGGAATGGAGGTGGTCTCAAAATCCTCTCAGTGGAGATGGTTTAAACTCCTGGACGAAGCATTAAAGGATGAGTTTTCTCTTGATGACAGCTTTCACTCAATGACTTCATCAGCAGGCGACGATGACTGTGGCCCACAGTCCAGCAAGAGGATATGCCAGGTGAAAGTAGGAAGTGATGTATTAGAGCTACTGGTGGACGATGACAGTATAACACGGGTCGGAGACTCGGGACCAACTGTTCTAAGCCAGGAGAGACTTCTGGGAGAGGAGAAGCCGACAATGCTTCCAGGCCTGGACAGTGAGCGGGCCAGATTAGCCCAAGAACGACAGTTTCTCGAAAAGGAGCTAGAAGAATTGGATAGAGAAAGGCTggtattagagagagagaaggatctGGCTGACCGTGAGAAGCTGGCACTGCAGAGAGACCGGGCGCAGTTGGAGAAGGACAGAGCCGCcgtagacagagacagagcttCACTGGAACAGGACAGAGCCCGGCTGGAGAAAGACAGGGCAGCATTAGAGAGGGACAAGGCGGCActtgtgagagacagagagacactgaAAGCCGAGAACCAAGGCAAAAACTCTATTGACTGCACTCTAGACACGCCCCAtgagaagaacagagaaaaaTTAATTGTCCTGTTTGAGAAATTGATTGAAAAGTTTTGA